From Pongo pygmaeus isolate AG05252 chromosome 1, NHGRI_mPonPyg2-v2.0_pri, whole genome shotgun sequence, one genomic window encodes:
- the LOC129028585 gene encoding large ribosomal subunit protein eL21-like — protein MTNTKGKRRGTRYMFSRPFRKHGVVPLATYMQIYKKGDIVDIKGMGTVQKGMPHKCYHGKTGRVYNVTQHAVGIVVNKQVKGKILAKRINVCIEHIKHSKSRDSFLKRMKENDQKKKGAKEKGTWVQLKHQPAPPSEAQFVRTNGKEPELLEPILYEFMA, from the coding sequence ATGACgaacacaaagggaaagaggagaggcaccCGATATATGTTCTCTaggccttttagaaaacatggagttgttcctttggccacatatatgcaaatctataagaaaggtgatattgtagacatcaagggaatgggtactgttcaaaaaggaatgccCCACAAGTGTTACCATGGCAAAACTGGAAGAGTCTACAATGTTACCCAGCATGCTGTTGGCATTGTTGTAAACAAACAAGTTAAGGGCAAGATTCTTGCCAAGAGAATTAATGTGTGTATTGAGCACATTAAGCACTCTAAGAGCCGAGATAGCTTCCTGAAACGcatgaaggaaaatgatcagaaaaagaaaggagccaaagagaaaggtaccTGGGTTCAACTAAAGCACCAGCCTGCTCCACCCAGTGAAGCACAGTTTGTGAGAACCAATGGgaaggagcctgagctgctggaacctATTCTCTATGAATTCATGGCATAA